The following coding sequences lie in one Synechococcus sp. PCC 7336 genomic window:
- a CDS encoding CHASE2 domain-containing protein, with protein sequence MYRLNWRSPKFPRRLWPGCLALAAIGLSAGLGVWQPLELMTYNLRYRLRGARPWSDRIAVIEIDDRSLQQFGRFPISRQYYVRLLEILVAADTRTIAIDIAFPEPDARDADLADLMLQHGRVVLAQASDHTGALLSSSPEIERSAAAFAHIDKYQDADGITRRVELSTAVLDARLLGSGSDPGEPLLLPALAWAALEIEHAFLPPDRQLVELPELDSTLWLNWPSPVTHRQDPSSLEAELATGALLSVSLVDVLEGRIDPEVFADRFVLVGVTARGLDPLQTPFNRVPETSGVYMHAAALHNLLEGDALARSPHWWLVAIGVLVGPVLGWAIARYSARHLLAVVVLASGAWCSLSSIAFQAGYWLPVAWPVASIALTGVLVELGERMETNRKLERQINLLWKDYGEDLIRDNPLPVNFPDLDERSRDNVGRLATLAAAFGRSQSAQAAIADSLPVGLAAADIKGVVWFCNPHASAWLQLEVGDRLQPVLIPRWTTLARWQQRLQELAANRTPPPWEAKRQGRWYVLKLDPLFAQHNQQFTGVLLTVEDITTRREMQEQLVAQNRELERARQVAEAATHMKGAFLANMSHEIRTPMNAVVGLAGLLLETPLNSEQEDFVETIRASGDTLLAIINEILDFSKLEAGSVELEQIPFRLTHCIEAVVDLLAPQAQGRGLELVSWAHDRVPDSLQGDPTRISQILTNLIGNALKFTQTGGVTVEVSAVERSEVEVTLRFSVRDTGIGIGPQVQAKLFESFSQADVSTTRQYGGTGLGLAICKRLVTLMEGEIGVESELDVGSTFWFEVTLPYQPETVIEEDLKLLQGVRLVVADAFPDTRAAIAERAQQWGLQVETLDLATASTWLQSNCPQIVLVDLNSEEATALLEALDRQPQANRPYCIGMAPLAKQDMLKLWLDGDRIDAAISKPVKRARLLDALLAAVQATPLPLPVVKPPPEPAAREHSARILLAEDNRVNQKVALRQLNSLGYSAEVAANGQEVLVAMARAAFDVVLMDCQMPRMDGFEATRAIRQQEGDDRHTVVIAMTASALPEDRERCLAVGMDDFISKPVHKEDLRDVLERWTLQASAGTEVR encoded by the coding sequence ATGTACCGATTGAACTGGCGATCGCCCAAGTTCCCAAGACGGCTGTGGCCGGGTTGTTTGGCCTTGGCAGCGATTGGCCTGTCTGCGGGGCTTGGCGTGTGGCAGCCGCTGGAGTTGATGACCTACAACCTGCGATATCGACTGCGCGGGGCACGCCCTTGGAGCGATCGCATTGCTGTGATCGAAATCGACGATCGCAGTTTGCAGCAATTCGGACGTTTTCCGATCTCGCGCCAGTACTACGTTCGGTTGCTAGAGATCTTAGTCGCTGCAGATACCCGCACGATCGCAATCGATATTGCGTTTCCCGAACCGGATGCCCGAGACGCAGACCTCGCAGACCTGATGCTCCAACACGGTCGAGTTGTGTTAGCTCAAGCGAGTGACCATACTGGGGCGCTATTGTCTTCCAGTCCAGAGATTGAACGAAGTGCTGCCGCATTCGCGCATATTGACAAATACCAGGATGCTGACGGGATTACTCGGCGGGTGGAGCTATCGACTGCTGTGTTAGATGCCCGCCTGCTGGGTAGTGGCAGCGACCCCGGAGAACCATTGCTCTTACCAGCCTTAGCTTGGGCAGCACTAGAGATCGAGCATGCTTTCTTGCCGCCAGATCGACAACTTGTGGAATTGCCAGAGCTCGATAGCACCCTCTGGTTGAACTGGCCCAGCCCCGTCACACACCGGCAAGATCCCAGCTCGCTGGAGGCAGAATTGGCTACAGGAGCGCTGCTCTCCGTCTCCCTGGTGGATGTCTTAGAAGGTCGCATCGATCCCGAAGTATTTGCCGATCGGTTTGTCTTGGTGGGGGTGACTGCGCGAGGCTTAGACCCCTTACAAACCCCTTTCAATCGAGTGCCGGAAACGAGCGGCGTCTATATGCATGCAGCGGCGCTGCACAACCTGCTGGAGGGAGATGCTCTAGCTCGATCTCCGCATTGGTGGTTGGTGGCGATTGGAGTGTTGGTGGGGCCGGTTTTGGGTTGGGCGATCGCGCGCTATTCTGCTCGCCACCTACTGGCGGTGGTTGTTTTGGCCAGCGGGGCATGGTGCAGTCTGAGCTCGATCGCCTTTCAGGCGGGATATTGGCTGCCAGTGGCTTGGCCGGTGGCCTCGATTGCTCTGACGGGGGTGTTGGTCGAGCTCGGCGAGCGAATGGAGACCAATCGCAAGCTAGAGCGGCAAATCAACTTGCTATGGAAGGACTATGGTGAAGATTTGATTCGCGACAATCCCTTGCCCGTCAATTTCCCCGATTTGGACGAACGCTCTCGGGATAATGTGGGGCGACTGGCTACGCTGGCAGCCGCTTTTGGGCGATCGCAATCGGCCCAGGCGGCGATCGCGGACAGTTTGCCAGTCGGGCTGGCGGCTGCCGATATCAAAGGAGTGGTGTGGTTTTGCAATCCCCACGCCTCGGCATGGCTGCAACTGGAAGTGGGCGATCGGCTGCAGCCGGTCCTGATTCCCCGATGGACGACATTAGCCCGCTGGCAGCAACGTCTGCAGGAATTGGCCGCCAATCGAACCCCACCCCCATGGGAGGCGAAGCGACAGGGGCGATGGTACGTACTCAAACTCGATCCGTTGTTCGCCCAACACAACCAGCAGTTTACGGGGGTATTGCTGACCGTCGAAGACATCACCACTAGGCGGGAAATGCAGGAGCAGTTGGTGGCCCAAAACCGCGAGCTCGAACGGGCTCGGCAGGTGGCTGAAGCCGCCACCCACATGAAAGGTGCCTTTTTAGCTAACATGAGCCACGAAATCCGCACCCCCATGAATGCGGTGGTGGGGCTGGCAGGGCTATTGCTAGAGACTCCCCTCAATAGCGAGCAAGAAGATTTTGTTGAAACCATTCGCGCTAGTGGAGACACGCTGCTGGCGATCATTAATGAAATCTTGGATTTTTCGAAATTGGAAGCGGGCTCGGTCGAACTAGAGCAGATTCCCTTCCGGTTGACCCACTGTATTGAGGCGGTCGTGGATTTATTGGCTCCCCAAGCCCAAGGTAGGGGCCTGGAATTGGTCAGTTGGGCACACGATCGCGTGCCCGATTCGCTCCAGGGAGATCCCACCCGCATCAGCCAAATTTTGACCAACTTGATCGGCAACGCCCTCAAATTCACCCAAACGGGTGGGGTGACGGTGGAGGTGAGTGCCGTGGAGCGATCGGAGGTAGAGGTCACTCTACGCTTCAGCGTCCGAGATACGGGAATTGGAATTGGCCCGCAGGTGCAAGCAAAGCTGTTCGAGTCGTTTTCGCAGGCGGATGTTTCCACCACGCGACAGTATGGGGGAACGGGGTTGGGGCTGGCTATTTGCAAGCGGCTGGTGACCTTAATGGAGGGAGAGATTGGGGTGGAGAGCGAGCTCGATGTCGGCTCGACCTTCTGGTTTGAAGTGACCCTGCCCTATCAGCCCGAAACAGTGATAGAAGAGGATCTCAAACTGCTGCAGGGGGTGCGTCTGGTGGTGGCGGACGCATTTCCCGACACTCGCGCGGCGATCGCCGAACGGGCACAACAATGGGGTCTGCAGGTGGAGACTCTCGATCTTGCCACAGCCTCTACTTGGCTGCAAAGCAATTGTCCTCAGATTGTCTTGGTCGATCTCAACAGCGAGGAGGCAACTGCCCTGTTGGAGGCATTGGACCGGCAACCTCAGGCGAACCGCCCTTATTGCATTGGTATGGCCCCCTTAGCCAAACAAGATATGCTCAAGCTCTGGCTAGATGGCGATCGCATTGATGCCGCCATCTCCAAACCGGTTAAGCGAGCCCGTCTACTCGATGCCCTCTTGGCCGCAGTGCAAGCGACGCCCCTGCCTCTCCCTGTTGTCAAACCACCGCCCGAGCCTGCTGCCCGCGAGCACAGTGCGCGCATTCTGCTGGCGGAAGATAACCGCGTCAATCAGAAGGTGGCGTTGCGGCAATTGAACAGCTTGGGCTATTCGGCGGAGGTGGCGGCGAATGGCCAGGAGGTTTTGGTGGCGATGGCCCGAGCTGCATTTGATGTCGTGCTGATGGATTGTCAGATGCCGCGCATGGATGGATTTGAGGCAACGCGCGCCATTCGCCAGCAGGAGGGGGACGATCGCCATACGGTGGTGATTGCCATGACGGCGAGCGCCCTACCCGAAGATCGAGAGCGCTGCTTGGCGGTGGGGATGGATGACTTTATCTCAAAACCCGTGCATAAAGAAGATTTGCGGGATGTGCTAGAGCGCTGGACGCTCCAGGCGAGCGCGGGGACAGAGGTTCGCTAG
- the lipA gene encoding lipoyl synthase, with translation MNANSPSPTAARRKKPDWLRVKAPQWERVGAVKDLLRGLGLNTVCEEASCPNIGECFQRGTATFLIMGPACTRACPYCDIDFEKQPKALDPTEPDRLAEAVRRMNLNHVVITSVNRDDLDDGGASQFVRCIEAVRETSPGTSIEVLIPDLCGNWAALATILAAAPEVLNHNTETVPRLYRRVRPQGDYQRSLELLKRSRQLRPEVYTKSGIMVGLGETDAEVIQVMADLRQVDCDILTIGQYLQPSPKHLSLQAFVTPAQFQRWHDVGMEMGFLQVVSTPLTRSSYHAEEVQALMADNPR, from the coding sequence TTGAACGCCAACTCCCCCTCTCCCACCGCTGCCCGCCGCAAAAAACCCGACTGGCTGCGGGTGAAAGCCCCTCAATGGGAGCGGGTGGGAGCGGTCAAGGATCTGTTGCGGGGTTTGGGGCTCAACACCGTCTGCGAAGAAGCCTCCTGTCCCAATATCGGCGAATGTTTCCAGCGGGGCACTGCTACGTTCTTAATCATGGGGCCTGCCTGCACGCGGGCTTGTCCCTATTGCGATATCGATTTCGAGAAGCAGCCCAAAGCCCTCGATCCGACTGAGCCCGATCGCCTTGCCGAAGCGGTTCGCCGCATGAACCTCAACCATGTGGTGATTACCTCGGTCAATCGCGACGATCTCGACGATGGCGGTGCCAGCCAATTCGTCCGCTGCATTGAGGCGGTGCGCGAGACCTCTCCCGGCACTAGCATCGAAGTCTTAATCCCCGATTTGTGCGGCAATTGGGCGGCTCTCGCTACCATCCTGGCTGCCGCCCCCGAAGTGCTCAATCACAACACCGAAACGGTGCCGCGCCTCTATCGTCGCGTGCGTCCACAGGGGGATTACCAGCGCTCCTTAGAACTCTTGAAGCGATCGCGCCAACTGCGCCCCGAGGTCTATACAAAGTCCGGCATCATGGTGGGCTTGGGGGAAACTGACGCAGAAGTGATTCAAGTCATGGCAGATTTGCGTCAGGTAGACTGCGATATTCTCACCATCGGTCAATACCTACAGCCGTCTCCCAAGCACCTGAGCTTGCAAGCATTTGTCACCCCCGCACAATTCCAACGCTGGCACGATGTCGGCATGGAAATGGGGTTTTTGCAGGTGGTTTCTACGCCGCTAACGCGCAGTTCTTACCACGCCGAAGAGGTGCAGGCTTTAATGGCAGACAATCCTCGCTAA
- a CDS encoding DNA double-strand break repair nuclease NurA: MPAIGNEPVLNTIELAAQMERVGEHLQREAIAARARLQEVLSVFGRAVADPSPWQCRESSDREQLWFHPALPQAPLGDCPAVAPLDIPHAIVATDGSQITPSHHEVAYCSLVNVGRVAIEYGGKRLPLLDSTPQVYYRSEELNRGRPPGTSIDTMLALRRTQAELQELTQLALDWSRESVPAIALVDGALIHWGLDALPRDWQPQWLVPLLAQFDRLQQARIPLAGYISASRSSETIAYLRLGLCPFKTCECSIHCGDRQLYAAPCTPYSVSKEGPRSLGDVALWSARLAPYQRSPIWRSQAELLDLYGAHHHIHFCYLHVGSEVARVEFPAWVATDAALLDRALGAILTQVQRGMGYPVALAEAHHLAVVRGSERQFFFATLQREMQRLGLQEPSVSLKEANKRQGVA; this comes from the coding sequence GTGCCAGCGATTGGAAACGAGCCCGTGCTGAATACGATCGAATTGGCAGCTCAGATGGAGCGGGTGGGGGAACACCTGCAGCGGGAGGCGATCGCTGCCCGAGCCCGCCTGCAAGAAGTGCTATCTGTATTTGGGCGGGCAGTCGCCGACCCTTCCCCTTGGCAGTGCCGCGAATCTTCCGATCGCGAGCAGTTGTGGTTCCACCCCGCTCTGCCGCAAGCACCCTTAGGCGATTGCCCTGCCGTCGCGCCCCTCGACATCCCCCATGCGATCGTGGCCACCGATGGCTCTCAAATTACCCCCAGCCATCACGAAGTCGCCTATTGCTCGCTGGTGAATGTGGGGCGGGTGGCGATCGAGTATGGCGGCAAGCGTTTGCCCTTGCTCGACAGCACGCCGCAAGTGTATTACCGCTCCGAAGAACTCAATCGGGGTCGCCCTCCAGGCACCAGTATTGACACAATGTTGGCCCTGCGTCGCACCCAGGCAGAACTGCAGGAGTTAACCCAGTTAGCCTTGGATTGGTCGAGGGAGTCGGTACCCGCGATCGCCTTAGTGGACGGAGCCTTAATCCATTGGGGGCTGGATGCCCTGCCCCGCGACTGGCAGCCCCAGTGGCTCGTTCCCCTGCTGGCCCAATTCGATCGCCTCCAACAAGCTCGAATTCCCCTAGCCGGATATATCAGTGCCAGCCGCAGCAGTGAAACGATCGCCTATTTGCGCTTGGGTCTGTGTCCCTTCAAGACCTGCGAATGCAGCATTCACTGTGGCGATCGCCAACTGTACGCGGCCCCCTGCACTCCCTACTCCGTCTCGAAGGAAGGACCGCGATCGCTCGGCGATGTCGCCCTTTGGTCCGCCCGCCTCGCGCCCTATCAGCGCAGCCCCATTTGGCGCAGTCAGGCCGAGCTGCTGGATCTTTACGGAGCCCACCACCACATCCATTTCTGTTACCTACATGTGGGCAGCGAGGTGGCGAGAGTGGAATTTCCCGCTTGGGTGGCAACCGATGCCGCCTTATTAGACCGGGCGCTGGGGGCGATTTTGACGCAGGTCCAGCGGGGGATGGGGTACCCTGTAGCCCTGGCAGAGGCCCACCATTTGGCTGTGGTGCGAGGCAGCGAGCGGCAGTTCTTCTTTGCCACCCTGCAGCGGGAAATGCAGCGGCTGGGGCTACAGGAGCCATCCGTTTCTCTGAAAGAAGCCAATAAGCGGCAGGGGGTCGCTTAG